From a single Dysidea avara chromosome 14, odDysAvar1.4, whole genome shotgun sequence genomic region:
- the LOC136244718 gene encoding uncharacterized protein: MNPRNTIIKRKSIPLTLVSVAKRCKIKHIKAPVRSFSDPPLVEECHFNTDDSSDQILDENNEGTCYDDQPDTEQQTAHTKRKQKAAEKWQIVQSVALNGVIMNMSEPLLDCTICDKSRGIVKCDQCGPLMIYCKQCAIDMHQHSLFHHFVDVWEDGYFQPLELPDDIVLDPKPCCENITRRSIVCFSVEDAMQSVSGILIDSFEEYRHFRRRLQTLEGIHVTPLDHSCPACSTESGAVTVSIDAIFGLCRKKSAGKSVQGPLSGKMVFEPQDEVNAFVSSHSQSRNSSSQDLCNNFLAGNELRSSKRYKALDETAVMGSICRHEVPLRFFNLFHGESPRIIEGFGLSDGEGMERMWSFLRPFSRMTKEMGPSHRIDVLSDAILYYGQKGIDNIGMIVMYVLFDVHCNAKNNRVS; encoded by the exons ATGAATCCAAGGAATACTATTATAAAGAGGAAAAGTATTCCTCTAACACTTGTTAGTGTTGCTAAGAGATGTAAAATAAAGCACATTAAAGCACCTGTTAGAAGTTTCAGCGATCCACCACTTGTTGAAGAGTGTCACTTTAACACTGATGATTCATCTGACCAAATACTAGATGAAAATAATGAAGGCACATGTTATGATGATCAACCAGATACAGAGCAGCAAACAGCTCACACAAAGAGGAAGCAAAAAGCAGCTGAAAAATGGCAAATCGTCCAAAGTGTTGCCTTAAATGGAGTTATTATGAATATGAGTGAACCACTATTGGATTGCACTATATGTGATAAATCTAGAGGCATAGTGAAATGTGATCAGTGCGGACCTCTTATGATTTACTGTAAGCAATGTGCTATTGATATGCACCAACATTCATTGTTTCACCATTTTGTGGATGTTTGGGAG GATGGTTATTTTCAGCCACTTGAACTGCCTGATGACATTGTGCTTGATCCAAAGCCATGCTGTGAGAATATAACAAGGAGaagcattgtatgttttagTGTTGAAG ATGCCATGCAATCTGTATCCGGTATATTGATTGATTCATTTGAAGAGTACAG GCATTTCCGGAGACGCCTCCAAACTTTAGAGGGAATACATGTAACTCCATTAGATCACTCATGCCCAGCTTGTTCTACG GAAAGTGGAGCAGTGACAGTGTCAATAGATGCCATATTTGGCCTTTGTCGGAAAAAGTCAGCTGGCAAAAGTGTTCAGGGTCCACTTAGTGGAAAAATGGTATTTGAACCTCAGGATGAGGTGAATGCTTTTGTGTCATCTCATAGTCAATCACGCAACTCAAGTTCACAA GATTTGTGTAATAACTTTTTAGCTGGAAATGAGTTGCGATCTAGCAAACGATACAAAGCATTAGATGAAACTGCTGTTATGGGAAGTATTTGCCGTCATGAAGTTCCATTGAGATTCTTTAATCTATTTCACGGAGAAAG CCCTCGTATTATTGAAGGCTTTGGACTTAGTGATGGTGAGGGCATGGAAAGAATGTGGTCTTTTTTAAGACCATTTAGTCGGATGACCAAAGAAATGGGACCATCTCATAGAATTGATGTTCTTAGTGATGCTATCCTCTATTATGGTCAGAAGGGAATAGACAATATCGGTATGATAGTTATGTATGTTTTGTTTGATGTGCACTGTAATGCTAAAAATAACCGGGTAAGTTGA
- the LOC136244719 gene encoding uncharacterized protein, whose amino-acid sequence MAESTVRASSSEASVLPLKYCALLQDETELHSTPFPVHVNIDDLDDIRLYNLGELAAEVESPIHGDSEELAKEIVKKCVDPNDTLYRIETDKALKLKDRSISMLPDCAFKSERNRGDVLVFKDSSTLLYIEVHSKAAYVPTARKTVLLLFGFVRLLKAFGVSEPEITAFVFPRIDVKRCVVKVSLRYDSTSVSFRYSIKCLTKEEVCLKLLEAIRGNQVVCLRAHDRPLSDKYAVYLTTLECNSLLDNSQLCKSKFGILLMNSYKCLKKPFLRSSVNQLARLVSGVSISQGIVPAYQKKPHMFYLYNKICHDPLTDDEAKDCCLELVEKVYEVICDIHKNDIMHCDLRMPNICFNEQYMPVLIDLDFWEVFSVRS is encoded by the coding sequence ATGGCAGAATCCACAGTCAGAGCTTCTTCGTCTGAGGCATCAGTACTTCCCCTTAAATATTGTGCATTGCTTCAGGATGAAACAGAACTCCATAGTACACCATTTCCAGTACATGTTAATATTGATGATTTGGATGATATCCGCTTATACAATCTTGGTGAGCTTGCAGCTGAAGTAGAAAGTCCAATACACGGTGACAGCGAAGAATTAGCCAAAGAAATTGTAAAGAAATGCGTTGATCCCAATGACACTCTCTATCGGATTGAAACTGATAAAGCATTGAAATTAAAAGATCGTTCAATCAGTATGCTGCCAGATTGTGCTTTCAAATCTGAGAGAAACCGTGGTGACGTCTTAGTTTTCAAAGATAGTTCAACATTGTTATACATTGAAGTGCATTCTAAAGCTGCATACGTTCCTACTGCTAGGAAAACTGTTCTTCTTCTATTTGGCTTCGTACGGCTACTTAAAGCTTTTGGTGTCAGTGAACCAGAAATCACTGCATTTGTATTCCCCCGTATTGATGTCAAACGTTGCGTTGTCAAAGTAAGCTTAAGATATGATTCCACATCAGTGTCATTTCGCTATTCCATAAAATGCCTTACAAAGGAAGAAGTTTGTTTAAAATTGCTAGAAGCCATAAGGGGTAACCAAGTAGTGTGTCTTAGAGCACATGATAGGCCACTCAGTGACAAATATGCAGTTTATCTGACAACACTGGAGTGCAACAGTCTTTTGGACAATTCTCAACTTTGCAAGTCGAAGTTTGGAATTTTGCTGATGAACAGCTACAAATGTTTGAAGAAACCATTCCTTAGGAGTTCAGTCAATCAATTGGCTAGATTAGTCTCTGGAGTGAGCATTTCACAAGGCATAGTTCCTGCTTACCAAAAAAAGCCTCATATGTTCTATTTATACAATAAAATATGCCACGATCCTTTAACTGATGACGAAGCCAAGGATTGCTGCCTTGAGCTGGTAGAGAAGGTGTACGAAGTCATTTGTGATATACACAAAAATGATATTATGCACTGTGACCTTAGAATGCCTAATATATGCTTTAATGAACAATACATGCCTGTTCTGATAGATCTAGATTTTTGGGAAGTTTTCTCCGTTCGGTCGTGA